The following proteins are encoded in a genomic region of Sebastes fasciatus isolate fSebFas1 chromosome 12, fSebFas1.pri, whole genome shotgun sequence:
- the LOC141779238 gene encoding uncharacterized protein LOC141779238 isoform X2 yields the protein MMRLLFLCLLLLLPAATAVSEEIEGSADDPDDDDEDRVVQKIEQDLHNQGADKTTGVEESPSQLTLIIIIVAVVVLTLSGAAIVTTLLVRRHMKNRERGIYFVPTEQDQKGAV from the exons ATGATGCGATTGCTGTTcctgtgtctgctgctgctgctgccagctgcTACTG ctgttTCAGAGGAGATCGAAGGATCCGCTGATG ATccggatgatgatgatgaggatagAGTTGTGCAAAAGATAGAACAAG ATCTTCACAACCAAGGTGCAGATAAAACTACAGGTGTAGAAGAATCGCCAA GTCAGCTCACCCTGATTATCATCATCGTAGCTGTGGTTGTGTTGACTCTCTCAGGCGCTGCAATAGTCA CCACACTGTTAGTAAGACGCCACATGAAGAATCGGGAGCGAGG gatCTACTTCGTGCCTACAGAGCAGGACCAGAAAGGGGCTGTCTAG
- the LOC141779238 gene encoding uncharacterized protein LOC141779238 isoform X1, with protein sequence MAPTEHLKMMRLLFLCLLLLLPAATAVSEEIEGSADDPDDDDEDRVVQKIEQDLHNQGADKTTGVEESPSQLTLIIIIVAVVVLTLSGAAIVTTLLVRRHMKNRERGIYFVPTEQDQKGAV encoded by the exons ATGGCACCAACTGAG CATTTGAAGATGATGCGATTGCTGTTcctgtgtctgctgctgctgctgccagctgcTACTG ctgttTCAGAGGAGATCGAAGGATCCGCTGATG ATccggatgatgatgatgaggatagAGTTGTGCAAAAGATAGAACAAG ATCTTCACAACCAAGGTGCAGATAAAACTACAGGTGTAGAAGAATCGCCAA GTCAGCTCACCCTGATTATCATCATCGTAGCTGTGGTTGTGTTGACTCTCTCAGGCGCTGCAATAGTCA CCACACTGTTAGTAAGACGCCACATGAAGAATCGGGAGCGAGG gatCTACTTCGTGCCTACAGAGCAGGACCAGAAAGGGGCTGTCTAG